In the Silvanigrella aquatica genome, TTGCTGCCAATTTCGCAGGAGAGGCACTGACAGCGGCACTGATCTGTTTGCGACTATTTCCTGAAAAATTCGAATCAAGAGCGCTACGCAGTTGTTTTACAAGTAAAGTATAATTTGCTTTTTCAGCTAAATAACCTGCCTTTGCTAAACCAGGAAAGGCACCATTTCCACCTGGAAACTCCCAGTCTAAATCGATACCATCGACATAAGAATTTGCTTTTAAAAACTTCACAATAGACTTTACAAAAACATCACGTGAAGTTTGTGAAGAAACCATTGAGTGGAATGGAGAACTTAATGTCCATCCTCCGACAGAGACCATAATTTTTACATTTGGATTTGCTTTTTTCATTTCTTGCATAGACTTCAGCATAAAATAAGATGCTTGAGGATCATATTTTGTTACGGTAAAGTCTTCCGCAGGAACACCACCATTGTCCGCAACTACGCCGACATCTTGATCTTCCCATTTATATTTATCATATTCATTTTGATCATAATTCCATCCAGTTTTTCCAGGAAACATACCGCGGCCGCACATAGCTTTTAATATGGCAGCACCATATTTATTATCAACACTCAAGAGACCATTATTTTCTGTGGCATTTGCTCTTTGATAATCACATATTGCTAAAAAACTATAAAAAACGTGGGTCACATTTTTAACGGGAGTAAAATCGGCGGGATAACCTCTTTCCCAATATGCCCATTCAGGCAAATAAAGACCAACAATTTTATTACTCGTATTTGTAAAAGGAGTATTTAATTCGAGATTTGCATTATACCCATTAAAATTAAGTGGTGCTTTGTTTTCCTTTAATAATACACCGTAATTTCTAGGTGAAATAGGTGGCGGAATTAGATTCTCTGGCCACCAAGGTCCACTATAATTCCATACAAGGCCTGCTACTTTTCTGTTACCTTGATATTTGCTTGGCAACCCAGGATTTCCATTTGTATCAATATTAAGTTTACCAGAATTCTCTTGCGTCACCACAACACTTGATGCAGAAAACGCAGAACTACTTAAAAACGAAAGAGAAACAACTGAGCCAATGATTGCATTGCGGATCATAACGTTACCTCTTCTTATTTAATTCGCAAAAATAGACATAAAATAATATTAACTATGTACAAGTTGAAATTTATTAGCATTATTTACTGTAAGGCTTACAATGTTGAGAATAATAATTTGTTAAAAATAACTTGTCAAACTTAATTTTGCAATTTTAATTTAATTAACAATAAATTAACGTACCA is a window encoding:
- a CDS encoding glycoside hydrolase family 18 protein, which gives rise to MIRNAIIGSVVSLSFLSSSAFSASSVVVTQENSGKLNIDTNGNPGLPSKYQGNRKVAGLVWNYSGPWWPENLIPPPISPRNYGVLLKENKAPLNFNGYNANLELNTPFTNTSNKIVGLYLPEWAYWERGYPADFTPVKNVTHVFYSFLAICDYQRANATENNGLLSVDNKYGAAILKAMCGRGMFPGKTGWNYDQNEYDKYKWEDQDVGVVADNGGVPAEDFTVTKYDPQASYFMLKSMQEMKKANPNVKIMVSVGGWTLSSPFHSMVSSQTSRDVFVKSIVKFLKANSYVDGIDLDWEFPGGNGAFPGLAKAGYLAEKANYTLLVKQLRSALDSNFSGNSRKQISAAVSASPAKLAAIDFNSLRNDFDFINVMTYDLYGAFSRYPDHQTAVYSKPVAAPFGAPGSNDIVKDETGNNIIIGQNPATQAEVLRNYSIEGAIKYIIKNNPQFPTQKLVVGAASYSRGWHTIRVKKEHDKLFWHGVASGPDGALGVNGTFENGVTDFREIYDKYMASGNNENLYYDAQAEAAYTWQFKSSDGATISANVESFDSQRSVIAKAKLVKDYNLGGLFAWDASSDNGLILNAMNAGLCNKKGDGSYYNFQEQFAAVVKSVPNADGSVTENILNSPSDTLYKFNGSNYCARSNKIADVSSR